A DNA window from Vigna unguiculata cultivar IT97K-499-35 chromosome 10, ASM411807v1, whole genome shotgun sequence contains the following coding sequences:
- the LOC114166629 gene encoding putative ABC transporter C family member 15 codes for MALENFYNIFDATKQKTQFWTSWQPLESPCLLEHVILPVELGFSVILLIQLLRKYMSLIRKQTKVPDGATKSMHPPAIKHGFAYKISIVSNTLLLGVHASLLLLMLNQETQCTSKLQAFTSEIVQVLSWVTSLVATWKTSKSSTHFPWILRAWWLCSFIVCIISTGLHVHFSVTNSGQISIREYADFLGLIASSCLLVVSTTGKTGTVMLATNGAAEPLLGEKTEKHSEILKESPYGKATLLQLINFSWLNPLFAVGYKKPLEQSDIPDVDIKDSAEFLTCSFDESLRKVKEEDGTANPSIYKAIYLFARKKAALNALFAVVNASASYVGPYLITDFVDFLGEKEARGLKSGYLLSLAFLCAKMVETIAQRQWIFGARQLGLRLRAALISHIYQKGLHLSSRSRQSHTGGEIMNYMSVDVQRITDFVWYVNVIWMLPIQISLAVFILHTNLGLGSLAALAATLGVMTLNIPLTKIQKRYQAKIMDAKDNRMKATSEVLRNMRTLKLQAWDSQFCERIEALRNVEYNWLTKSLRQAAFSAFIFWGSPTFISVITFWACMFMGIELTAGRVLSAFATFRMLQDPIFSLPDLLNVIAQGKVSVDRIASFLREEEIQHDVIENVAKERTEFDVVIERGRFSWDPDSTTPTIDEIELRVKRGMKVAVCGSVGSGKSSLLSGILGEIYKQSGNVKISGTKAYVPQSAWILTGNIRDNITFGKEYNADKYDKTVEACALKKDFELFSCGDMTEIGERGINMSGGQKQRIQIARAVYQDADIYLFDDPFSAVDAHTGTHLFKECLMGILKEKTIIFVTHQVEFLPAADLILVMQNGRIAQAGKFEDLLKQNIGFEVLVGAHSKALESIVVAENSSRTSFNSIAEEGESNLNSRSSLQHDKVQDNPPEDKGNDGKLVQEEERETGSIAKEVYWTYLTTVKGGMFVPLILLAQSSFQILQIASNYWMAWVCPTSSDAKPIFDMNFILLIYMALSVAGSFCVLLRAMMVLNAGLWTAQSLFTKMLHSVLRAPMSFFDSTPAGRILNRASTDQSVLDLEMANKVGWCAFSIIQILGTIAVMCQVAWQVFVIFIPVTAVCIWYQRYYTPTARELARLAQIQITPILHHFSESLAGAASIRAFDQEGRFIYTNLLLVDGFSRPWFHNVSAMEWLSFRLNLLSNFVFAFSLVMLVSLPEGIINPSIAGLAVTYGINLNVLQASVIWNICNAENKMISVERILQYTNIKSEAPLVIEDRRPPSNWPETGTICFKNLQIRYAEHLPSVLKNITCTFPGRKKVGVVGRTGSGKSTLIQAIFRIVEPREGSIIIDNVDICKIGLHDLRSRLSIIPQDPALFEGTVRGNLDPLQQYSDIEVWEALDKCQLGHLVRAKEEKLESPVVENGDNWSVGQRQLFCLGRALLKRSSILVLDEATASVDSATDGVLQNIISQEFKHRTVVTIAHRIHTVIDSDLVLVLSDGRIAEYDEPSRLLEREDSFFFKLIKEYSGRSQSFNSLATQHVQSREEL; via the exons AGCAAAAAACGCAGTTTTGGACTTCATGGCAGCCATTAGAATCACCATGCTTGTTGGAGCACGTGATTTTACCAGTGGAACTTGGGTTCTCTGTGATCCTGTTAATCCAACTCCTAAGAAAATATATGAGCCTGATCAGAAAGCAAACCAAGGTTCCAGATGGTGCCACAAAATCGATGCATCCACCAGCAATCAAACACGGTTTTGCTTACAAAATCAGCATTGTCAGCAACACACTGTTGCTGGGTGTTCATGCATCACTGCTGCTACTGATGCTGAATCAAGAGACTCAATGCACCTCAAAGCTTCAGGCTTTCACATCAGAGATAGTTCAGGTGTTATCATGGGTCACTAGTCTTGTAGCAACATGGAAGACATCAAAATCAAGCACACATTTCCCTTGGATTCTGAGGGCTTGGTGGCTCTGCAGTTTCATCGTGTGCATCATAAGCACAGGCCTTCATGTCCATTTCAGTGTCACCAACAGTGGCCAGATTAGCATCAGAGAATATGCAGATTTTCTTGGTTTGATTGCTTCATCATGCCTTCTGGTTGTTTCCACAACTGGGAAAACAGGCACTGTGATGCTTGCCACAAATGGTGCAGCAGAACCACTTCTTGGAGAGAAAACTGAGAAACATTCGGAGATTCTAAAGGAATCTCCATATGGAAAAGCCACGCTTCTGCAACTCATTAATTTCTCATGGCTCAACCCTTTGTTTGCAGTAGGGTATAAGAAACCCCTTGAACAGAGTGACATTCCTGATGTTGACATCAAAGACTCTGCTGAGTTTCTGACATGTTCCTTTGATGAGAGCCTTAGGAAAGTCAAGGAGGAAGATGGCACTGCAAACCCTTCTATCTACAAGGCGATCTACCTTTTTGCTCGGAAGAAAGCTGCACTGAATGCATTGTTTGCAGTGGTGAATGCTTCAGCATCTTATGTTGGTCCATACTTGATAACAGACTTTGTGGATTTCTTGGGAGAGAAGGAAGCTCGTGGCTTGAAGAGTGGATACCTTCTTTCACTGGCTTTTCTCTGTGCCAAAATGGTGGAAACCATAGCTCAGCGCCAATGGATTTTTGGAGCCAGACAATTAGGCCTTCGCCTCAGAGCTGCATTGATATCTCATATATATCAGAAGGGTCTGCATCTGTCGAGTAGATCGCGCCAGAGTCACACAGGTGGTGAGATTATGAACTACATGAGTGTAGATGTGCAGAGAATCACAGATTTTGTTTGGTACGTGAATGTGATATGGATGCTGCCAATACAAATTTCCTTAGCAGTGTTCATTCTGCATACGAATCTAGGACTAGGTTCATTGGCTGCACTGGCTGCAACATTGGGAGTGATGACCTTGAACATACCTCTAACAAAGATACAGAAAAGATACCAGGCCAAGATCATGGATGCCAAGGACAACAGAATGAAAGCAACTTCAGAAGTCCTCAGAAACATGAGGACTCTGAAGCTTCAAGCATGGGACAGTCAATTTTGTGAGAGGATAGAAGCACTGAGGAATGTGGAGTACAATTGGCTAACAAAGTCCTTGAGGCAAGCAGCATTTTCTGCCTTTATCTTCTGGGGGTCACCTACATTCATTTCTGTGATAACCTTTTGGGCATGCATGTTCATGGGGATTGAACTGACAGCAGGAAGGGTCTTGTCTGCATTTGCAACATTCAGAATGCTGCAGGATCCTATATTCAGCTTGCCTGATCTGCTCAATGTCATTGCTCAGGGAAAAGTTTCTGTTGATAGAATCGCTTCATTCCTCCGTGAGGAAGAAATCCAGCATGATGTCATTGAAAATGTAGCAAAGGAGAGAACAGAATTTGATGTGGTTATTGAGAGAGGGAGATTCAGCTGGGATCCTGATTCAACAACTCCAACCATTGATGAAATAGAGTTGAGAGTTAAGAGGGGAATGAAGGTGGCAGTGTGTGGATCTGTAGGTTCAGGAAAGTCTAGTCTTCTATCAGGGATTTTGGGAGAAATATATAAACAGTCTGGGAATGTTAAGATCAGTGGAACAAAAGCTTATGTTCCACAATCTGCATGGATACTCACTGGAAACATAAGGGACAACATCACCTTTGGAAAAGAGTACAATGCTGATAAGTATGACAAAACTGTTGAGGCATGTGCATTAAAAAAGGACTTTGAGCTATTCTCATGTGGTGACATGACAGAGATTGGAGAAAGAGGGATTAACATGAGTGGTGGACAGAAACAAAGGATACAGATTGCTAGAGCAGTTTACCAGGATGCTGATATATACCTTTTTGATGATCCTTTCAGTGCTGTTGATGCTCATACCGGTACTCACCTCTTCAAG GAGTGCCTTATGGGGATTCTCAAAgagaaaactataatttttgtcACACATCAAGTTGAGTTTCTCCCAGCAGCAGACCTCATTCTG GTGATGCAAAATGGAAGGATAGCACAAGCTGGAAAATTTGAAGATCTTCTAAAGCAAAATATAGGATTTGAAGTTTTGGTTGGTGCTCACAGCAAAGCTCTGGAGTCAATTGTTGTTGCTGAAAACTCAAGTAGAACAAGTTTCAATTCAATAGCTGAAGAAGGGGAATCCAACTTGAACTCCAGGTCAAGTCTTCAGCATGACAAAGTGCAAGACAATCCTCCAGAGGACAAAGGAAATGATGGAAAGTTGGTGCAAGAAGAGGAAAGAGAAACAGGAAGCATAGCAAAAGAAGTTTACTGGACTTATTTGACCACTGTCAAAGGAGGAATGTTTGTTCCTCTCATTCTCTTGGCACAATCTTCATTCCAAATTCTTCAGATTGCCAGTAACTATTGGATGGCTTGGGTTTGCCCCACAAGTAGTGATGCCAAGCCTATATTTGACATGAATTTCATACTACTTATTTATATGGCACTCTCAGTTGCTGGTTCATTCTGTGTTCTTCTGCGAGCCATGATGGTGTTAAATGCTGGACTTTGGACAGCACAGTCACTTTTCACAAAAATGTTGCATAGTGTGCTCCGAGCCCCCATGTCCTTTTTTGATTCTACCCCAGCTGGAAGAATCTTGAATAGG GCTTCCACAGATCAAAGTGTGCTAGATTTGGAAATGGCAAACAAAGTAGGATGGTGTGCTTTCTCAATAATACAGATTCTAGGAACCATTGCCGTGATGTGTCAAGTGGCATGGCAAGTATTTGTCATCTTCATTCCAGTTACTGCAGTCTGCATATGGTATCAA AGATATTATACTCCTACAGCTAGAGAACTGGCTCGCTTAGCGCAGATTCAGATCACTCCAATTCTCCATCATTTTTCAGAATCTTTGGCAGGAGCAGCATCAATAAGAGCTTTTGATCAAGAAGGCCGTTTCATATACACCAATCTTCTCCTTGTGGATGGCTTCTCAAGGCCATGGTTTCATAATGTGTCTGCAATGGAATGGCTTTCTTTCAGATTGAATTTActgtcaaattttgtttttgccTTCTCATTGGTCATGCTAGTGAGCCTCCCTGAAGGAATAATCAACCCAA GTATTGCAGGACTTGCAGTAACATATGGGATCAATCTGAATGTGCTGCAAGCTTCAGTTATATGGAACATATGCAATGCAGAAAACAAGATGATATCAGTTGAAAGAATTCTTCAgtacacaaatataaaaagtgAAGCACCTCTTGTGATTGAAGACAGAAGGCCACCAAGCAACTGGCCAGAAACTGGAACAATATGTTTCAAAAATTTACAG ATACGTTATGCTGAACATCTACCATCCGTGTTGAAAAACATCACTTGCACATTTCCTGGGAGGAAGAAAGTTGGTGTTGTTGGGCGTACTGGGAGTGGAAAATCAACCCTCATACAAGCCATTTTCAGGATTGTTGAACCAAGAGAAGGAAGCATTATCATTGACAATGTGGATATATGCAAGATAGGTCTCCATGATTTAAGGTCAAGGCTTAGCATTATCCCACAAGACCCTGCCTTGTTTGAAGGAACTGTTAGAGGAAACTTGGACCCTCTTCAGCAATACTCTGACATTGAAGTGTGGGAg gCTCTAGACAAATGTCAACTGGGCCACCTAGTGAGGGCCAAGGAAGAGAAGTTGGAGTCCCCTG TGGTTGAAAATGGTGATAACTGGAGTGTTGGCCAAAGGCAATTATTTTGCCTTGGAAGAGCCCTGCTGAAAAGAAGCAGCATACTAGTGCTGGATGAAGCCACAGCCTCAGTGGATTCTGCAACTGATGGAGTGTTACAGAACATCATAAGTCAAGAGTTCAAACATAGAACTGTTGTCACAATAGCTCACAGAATCCACACAGTTATTGATAGCGATTTGGTTTTGGTGCTCAGTGATG